Proteins encoded together in one Planctomyces sp. SH-PL14 window:
- a CDS encoding MauE/DoxX family redox-associated membrane protein, whose translation MNAPSDAPPPANIGVKAAAQPAGGVWSRWSSRLIGLFTLALIVSTWPMWWASGDYPCILFFDVLQSVPRSVDRVLAVGLCASAAVLVLGGSRCGRFAWGGYLIALGGLCLLDQHRFQPWAWLFWLEAAAIASLGPRQSQPAIRWLVISLYVWSAASKLDVSFLQERGPWLLGGLLQGLGLEPAMIPAAKLQRLAWLLPIGELVTAAALSVPSTRRYGVWLATALHTALLIALGPLGHNHHAGVLLWNLFFLCQNPILFGSRLDDRAADQDRGVSIATVVGRGLLFTAIVAPALEPLGLYDHWPAWSVYSDRPEIVRVSIRDQDRDHLPAGLTASPPAPLSDWCDIRWDDWSFRTRRCPVYPQGRYRLALARWLAGRLPAGTPVRVLVESTPDRWTGKRARVEFPDREALENALKRFWLGTASR comes from the coding sequence GTGAACGCGCCGTCGGACGCGCCTCCGCCGGCCAACATCGGAGTGAAGGCCGCCGCCCAACCGGCCGGTGGAGTGTGGTCCCGCTGGTCTTCGCGGCTGATCGGTCTGTTTACGCTGGCGCTCATCGTCTCCACCTGGCCGATGTGGTGGGCTTCCGGCGATTACCCGTGCATCCTGTTCTTCGACGTTCTGCAGAGCGTTCCGCGAAGCGTCGATCGCGTGCTGGCCGTTGGTCTGTGTGCGTCCGCGGCGGTGCTGGTGCTGGGCGGCTCCCGCTGCGGGCGTTTTGCCTGGGGCGGATACCTCATCGCCCTGGGAGGCTTGTGCCTCCTCGACCAACACCGCTTCCAACCGTGGGCCTGGCTCTTCTGGCTGGAAGCGGCGGCCATCGCGAGCCTCGGCCCCCGGCAATCGCAGCCCGCGATCCGGTGGCTCGTCATCAGTCTTTACGTCTGGTCGGCGGCATCCAAACTCGACGTCTCATTCCTTCAAGAACGCGGTCCGTGGCTGCTGGGGGGGCTCCTGCAGGGCCTGGGGCTCGAGCCGGCGATGATTCCAGCGGCCAAGCTCCAGCGACTGGCGTGGCTCCTGCCGATCGGCGAACTCGTGACCGCCGCCGCTCTCTCGGTCCCTTCCACGCGCCGCTACGGCGTGTGGCTCGCGACCGCCCTGCACACCGCCCTCCTCATCGCCCTCGGTCCACTCGGGCACAACCACCATGCGGGCGTCCTGCTCTGGAACCTGTTCTTTCTCTGCCAGAATCCGATTCTCTTCGGTTCTCGGCTGGATGATCGGGCCGCGGACCAGGACCGAGGGGTGAGCATCGCGACCGTCGTTGGCCGGGGTCTGCTGTTCACCGCCATCGTGGCGCCGGCGCTGGAGCCGCTCGGTCTCTACGATCACTGGCCCGCCTGGTCGGTCTACTCGGATCGGCCCGAGATCGTGCGGGTTTCGATTCGCGATCAGGACCGGGACCATCTCCCCGCCGGGCTGACGGCATCCCCGCCCGCCCCTCTCTCGGACTGGTGCGACATCCGGTGGGATGACTGGAGCTTTCGCACCCGTCGCTGTCCGGTCTATCCCCAGGGCCGCTACCGCCTCGCCCTCGCCCGGTGGCTGGCGGGCCGCCTTCCGGCCGGCACTCCGGTCCGCGTGCTCGTGGAATCGACGCCGGACCGATGGACTGGAAAGCGAGCGCGGGTCGAGTTTCCGGACAGGGAAGCCCTCGAAAACGCTCTCAAACGCTTCTGGTTAGGAACAGCAAGCCGCTGA
- a CDS encoding lipoyl(octanoyl) transferase LipB, with translation MTEGKQAPDGSLEIHLLGLVDFDAALALQERLVFDLSGRTDHTGALLICEHPPIVTLGADASSADLLREPAELARDGIDTRWLGRGGGACCHAPGQLALYCLLPVDRLGITLSTFRNNLEEACIAACRDVHVPARQLASTPGVWGRAGQLAVTGIAYKNGVTFHGLFLNVATDPSFLSVCRSSPADDPSTSMQAQLLQRIPMNRVREALLRHVQNLFGYTESHIYTGHPLLRRTSRKVCLHV, from the coding sequence ATGACGGAAGGAAAACAAGCGCCCGACGGCTCACTGGAAATCCACCTGCTCGGACTCGTGGATTTCGACGCCGCCCTTGCGCTTCAGGAACGACTCGTCTTCGACCTCTCCGGCCGAACCGACCACACCGGCGCCCTCCTGATCTGCGAACACCCGCCGATCGTTACCCTCGGGGCCGACGCGAGCTCCGCCGACCTCCTCCGCGAGCCCGCCGAACTCGCCCGCGACGGCATCGACACCCGCTGGCTCGGACGCGGCGGCGGCGCCTGCTGCCACGCCCCCGGCCAACTCGCCCTCTACTGCCTCCTCCCCGTCGACCGGCTGGGGATCACCCTCTCGACCTTCCGCAACAACCTGGAAGAGGCCTGCATCGCCGCCTGCCGCGACGTCCACGTCCCGGCCCGGCAACTGGCCTCGACCCCCGGCGTCTGGGGACGGGCCGGGCAACTTGCCGTGACCGGAATCGCCTACAAGAACGGCGTCACGTTCCACGGCCTGTTCCTGAACGTCGCCACCGATCCCTCGTTCCTGTCCGTCTGCCGGTCCAGTCCCGCGGACGATCCCTCGACCTCCATGCAGGCCCAGCTTCTCCAGCGGATTCCAATGAACCGCGTCCGGGAAGCCCTCCTGCGGCACGTCCAGAACCTGTTCGGCTACACCGAATCTCACATCTACACCGGACACCCGCTCCTGCGGCGGACGTCCAGAAAAGTCTGCCTGCATGTTTGA
- a CDS encoding UbiX family flavin prenyltransferase, translating to MNNVVLAMTGASGAVYGVRLLEVLLAAGRNVHLVISPAATQVLAHELGLKVDLDHFVPEQLLPDPHAQVDPQLQLLRSRSGPQASSIFSDSDVQPGRLTYHRYQDYNAGIASGSFPTAGMVVCPCSMGTLACLANGMSQNLIHRAADVHLKERRKLIVVPRETPLGSIQLENMKRLVDAGAVVLPAMPAFYHQPLTIHDLIDFVVSRICDQLGVPVDLVKRWGQP from the coding sequence ATGAATAATGTCGTCCTGGCCATGACCGGCGCCAGCGGAGCCGTCTACGGAGTCCGCCTGCTCGAAGTCTTGTTGGCGGCGGGGCGGAACGTGCACCTCGTCATCAGTCCCGCGGCGACGCAGGTGCTGGCTCACGAGCTCGGCCTGAAGGTCGATCTCGATCATTTTGTGCCGGAGCAGCTTCTTCCCGATCCGCACGCCCAGGTCGATCCCCAGCTGCAGCTCCTCCGGTCGCGAAGCGGCCCGCAGGCAAGCTCCATCTTCAGCGATTCCGACGTGCAGCCGGGCCGGCTGACGTACCACCGCTACCAGGACTACAACGCCGGCATCGCCAGCGGGTCGTTCCCCACGGCCGGCATGGTCGTCTGCCCCTGTTCGATGGGGACCCTCGCGTGCCTCGCCAACGGGATGTCGCAGAACCTGATTCACCGGGCGGCGGATGTCCATCTCAAGGAGCGACGGAAGCTGATCGTCGTCCCCCGCGAGACGCCGCTCGGGAGCATCCAGCTCGAAAACATGAAGCGTCTTGTCGACGCCGGCGCGGTCGTGCTCCCCGCGATGCCGGCGTTCTATCACCAGCCGCTGACGATCCATGACCTGATCGATTTCGTTGTGAGCCGGATCTGTGACCAGCTCGGCGTTCCGGTTGACCTCGTCAAGCGCTGGGGCCAGCCGTGA
- a CDS encoding SPFH domain-containing protein, which produces MGLLDKLRGELIDIIEWVDDSRHTLAWRFPRYQNEIKNGAQLIVRPGQMAVFVHRGEIADTFEPGHFELKTDNLPILGTLQGWKYGFNSPFRAEVYFVTTRQITDLKWGTPNPIMLRDADFGPIRLRAFGTYTLKAQDPKILLKELIGTDSSFQVDEINELMRSIISSAFADLVAKSKISALDLSANYRELGEQLRKAALERVDDEYGLDIPLLNIVNVSFPEEVERALDTRTSMGVVGDVAKYQQFQMGKAILEAAQNPAGGGAAEGLGLGVGMAMANRMGQASGGAPMAPPPPPQTVWHVAVNGQSQGPYGTEQLIQAVQAGQVSPQTLVWSPTLSGWTAASQVPQLSGYFAPSPPPLPPSP; this is translated from the coding sequence ATGGGTCTGCTCGACAAACTTCGCGGCGAACTGATCGACATCATCGAATGGGTCGATGACTCCCGGCACACGCTCGCCTGGCGGTTCCCCCGATACCAGAACGAGATCAAGAACGGAGCCCAGCTCATCGTCCGCCCCGGACAGATGGCCGTCTTCGTCCACCGCGGAGAAATCGCCGACACCTTCGAGCCCGGCCACTTCGAACTCAAGACTGACAACCTCCCGATCCTCGGCACCCTCCAGGGCTGGAAATACGGCTTCAACAGCCCCTTCCGGGCCGAGGTGTATTTCGTCACCACGCGGCAGATCACCGACCTCAAGTGGGGAACGCCGAATCCGATCATGCTGCGGGACGCGGACTTCGGTCCGATCCGCCTGCGAGCCTTCGGGACCTACACGCTCAAGGCCCAGGACCCCAAGATCCTCCTCAAGGAACTGATCGGCACCGACAGCTCCTTCCAGGTCGATGAGATCAACGAGCTGATGCGGTCGATCATCAGCTCCGCCTTCGCCGACCTCGTCGCCAAGTCGAAGATCAGCGCCCTCGACCTCTCGGCCAACTATCGCGAACTCGGTGAACAGCTCCGGAAAGCGGCGCTGGAACGGGTGGACGACGAGTACGGACTCGACATCCCGCTGCTCAACATTGTGAACGTCTCCTTCCCCGAGGAAGTCGAGAGGGCCCTCGATACTCGAACCAGCATGGGGGTCGTTGGCGACGTCGCGAAGTACCAGCAGTTCCAGATGGGGAAGGCGATCCTCGAAGCGGCCCAGAACCCGGCCGGCGGCGGAGCGGCCGAAGGGTTGGGACTCGGCGTCGGCATGGCGATGGCCAACCGCATGGGACAGGCGAGCGGCGGGGCTCCGATGGCTCCTCCTCCCCCGCCGCAGACCGTGTGGCACGTGGCGGTCAACGGCCAGAGCCAGGGACCGTACGGGACCGAGCAGCTGATCCAGGCGGTCCAGGCAGGACAGGTCTCGCCGCAAACGCTCGTCTGGTCGCCGACCCTCAGCGGCTGGACCGCCGCGAGCCAGGTTCCGCAGCTCTCAGGCTACTTTGCCCCCTCCCCTCCTCCTCTTCCTCCGAGCCCGTAG
- a CDS encoding putative Ig domain-containing protein — protein sequence MQQREKLLLAGLLTVGGLWFAKDTFKALFVTPLSERAEQITSLTQEVSDKGVSEVQLMKAQARLKGYKRQSLPPNPQDAHRLYLEWITDIAQIAGLSDLKITINSQQAVENTFVTIPVTIVGEATTEQVLRFVRLFESADLLHRLAKFHAVSPSSDGDPRLTVTIGAEGLAMRDAKPRSRLFPLATLASDLDARGTTLQVSDAKEFTLKPPFLVRSGHEFLHVTAVEGNTWTVERGVDQTIAQEHIEGSSVELFPIRPPSQDGEDPRSILARLGAGRFFAKPQPPVVYRPRFASISDQRATRGVPYTYTFKVEGWNPAFGKPVFELGDGTPEGMKLDPATGAVTWTPPTTLKLGPVALTAVARPSNNNGDPISTKFTLEVRPDNHAPTLVVPQAVTVYLGRNATIELKGADVDLPDDRLTYAFEGDAPAGARIDSRTGRIDWLAPPETELGSKTFNVAVSDNGDPALKATAVLNVKFEDDAAAYTYLVGCLAEGDGKGEAILHDRTTNQTLRLHPGDLIRRADLELVVLNVQPGDMVFASGPDVFRLDFGKPLRQAERLPPPRQPAPSTPAPAAAVSSPTAAEPGSGTPK from the coding sequence ATGCAACAGCGAGAAAAACTCCTGCTGGCCGGACTGCTCACAGTCGGCGGCCTCTGGTTCGCCAAGGACACGTTCAAAGCCCTCTTTGTCACCCCGCTTTCGGAACGGGCCGAGCAGATTACCTCGCTGACTCAGGAAGTGAGCGACAAGGGGGTGAGCGAAGTCCAGCTGATGAAGGCTCAGGCCCGCCTCAAAGGCTACAAGCGGCAAAGCCTCCCCCCCAACCCGCAGGACGCCCACCGCCTTTACCTGGAATGGATCACGGACATCGCCCAGATCGCCGGGCTCTCCGACCTCAAGATCACCATCAACAGCCAGCAGGCGGTCGAAAACACCTTCGTCACCATCCCGGTCACCATCGTCGGTGAAGCGACGACGGAGCAGGTCCTCCGCTTCGTCCGGCTTTTTGAGTCGGCCGACCTCCTGCACCGCCTCGCCAAGTTCCACGCCGTCAGTCCCAGCAGCGACGGCGATCCCCGGCTGACCGTCACGATCGGTGCCGAAGGCCTGGCGATGCGGGATGCCAAACCCCGCTCGCGGCTTTTTCCGCTGGCCACGCTCGCATCCGACCTCGACGCCCGGGGAACGACGCTGCAGGTGTCGGACGCCAAAGAGTTCACGCTGAAGCCGCCGTTCCTGGTCCGGTCCGGCCATGAGTTCCTCCACGTGACGGCCGTCGAAGGCAACACCTGGACGGTCGAACGGGGCGTCGATCAGACGATCGCGCAGGAGCACATCGAAGGCTCCTCGGTGGAATTGTTTCCGATCCGGCCGCCGTCGCAGGACGGGGAAGACCCCCGTTCGATCCTCGCCCGGCTCGGCGCGGGGCGGTTCTTCGCCAAGCCGCAGCCCCCGGTGGTCTACCGCCCGCGGTTTGCGTCGATCTCCGACCAGCGGGCCACTCGCGGCGTCCCGTACACGTACACTTTCAAGGTCGAAGGCTGGAACCCCGCCTTCGGCAAGCCGGTCTTCGAACTGGGCGACGGCACACCGGAAGGGATGAAGCTCGACCCGGCGACCGGAGCCGTGACCTGGACCCCGCCGACGACGCTGAAGCTCGGCCCGGTTGCCCTCACCGCGGTGGCCCGCCCGTCGAACAACAACGGCGATCCGATCTCGACCAAGTTCACCCTCGAAGTCCGTCCGGACAACCACGCCCCCACGCTGGTGGTCCCCCAGGCGGTCACGGTCTACCTCGGACGGAACGCGACGATCGAGCTCAAGGGAGCGGACGTCGACCTGCCGGACGATCGGCTGACCTACGCCTTCGAAGGGGACGCCCCCGCCGGTGCCCGGATCGACTCCCGGACGGGACGCATCGACTGGCTCGCTCCGCCGGAAACCGAGCTCGGGAGCAAGACGTTTAACGTGGCCGTCTCGGACAACGGCGATCCGGCGCTCAAAGCGACCGCTGTCCTGAACGTGAAGTTCGAGGACGATGCCGCCGCCTACACCTATCTCGTCGGCTGCCTGGCCGAGGGAGACGGGAAAGGGGAGGCGATCCTCCACGATCGGACCACCAATCAGACCCTCCGCCTGCATCCCGGCGACCTGATCCGCCGGGCGGACCTGGAACTGGTCGTGCTGAACGTCCAGCCGGGGGACATGGTCTTCGCCAGCGGACCGGACGTGTTCCGTCTCGATTTCGGGAAGCCGCTGCGGCAGGCGGAACGTCTCCCCCCGCCTCGCCAGCCCGCACCGAGCACTCCCGCTCCGGCGGCCGCGGTCTCCTCGCCGACGGCGGCGGAACCGGGCAGCGGCACGCCCAAGTGA
- the xerC gene encoding tyrosine recombinase XerC — protein sequence MQSEINAFLRYLKNERNSSEMTTKSYHEDFQSFLDYLTDRVGAVPPATEIDIPVLRGYVQYLHECQYARTTIARRLACLRSFFRFTTREGMTATNPAKALRTPRVGRKLPHFLTNEQIVQLLEAPPANSIAGMRDRAMLETLYSAGLRVAELVGLDVRSWDRSANILRVFGKGKKERIAPIGKYAAKALSRWVEVRVPSPKAKAKDADAMFLNKFGTRLTTRSVGRMLELYLQQTGLDQITSPHTLRHTFATHMLDGGADLRSVQELLGHKSLTTTQIYTHVSTRRMRETYEHAHPHAAGNIES from the coding sequence GTGCAGAGTGAAATCAACGCGTTCCTTCGTTATCTGAAGAACGAACGCAACTCGTCCGAGATGACGACGAAGTCCTACCACGAGGACTTCCAGAGTTTTCTCGACTATCTGACGGACCGCGTCGGCGCGGTCCCCCCGGCGACGGAGATCGATATCCCGGTCCTCCGCGGGTACGTGCAGTACCTTCACGAGTGCCAGTACGCCCGGACGACGATCGCCCGCCGCCTGGCCTGCCTGCGGAGCTTCTTCCGGTTCACGACCCGCGAGGGGATGACCGCCACCAATCCGGCCAAGGCGCTCCGGACCCCCCGCGTCGGCCGCAAACTGCCGCACTTCCTGACGAACGAGCAGATCGTCCAGCTCCTGGAGGCCCCCCCGGCGAACTCGATCGCCGGGATGCGGGACCGGGCGATGCTGGAGACTCTCTACTCGGCCGGCCTCCGCGTCGCCGAACTTGTCGGCCTCGACGTCCGGAGCTGGGACCGCAGCGCGAACATCCTGCGAGTCTTCGGTAAGGGGAAGAAGGAGCGGATCGCCCCCATCGGCAAGTACGCCGCCAAGGCGCTCTCCCGCTGGGTCGAAGTCCGCGTCCCGTCCCCCAAGGCGAAGGCCAAGGACGCCGACGCGATGTTCCTCAACAAGTTCGGTACGCGGCTCACGACCCGCAGCGTCGGGCGGATGCTGGAGCTGTACCTTCAGCAGACGGGGCTCGACCAGATCACGTCGCCCCACACGCTTCGGCATACGTTCGCGACGCACATGCTCGACGGCGGCGCGGACCTCCGCAGCGTGCAGGAGCTCCTGGGGCACAAGAGCCTGACGACGACCCAGATCTACACCCACGTCAGCACGCGGCGGATGCGCGAGACCTACGAGCACGCCCACCCGCACGCGGCGGGCAACATCGAGTCGTAA
- a CDS encoding bifunctional 3,4-dihydroxy-2-butanone-4-phosphate synthase/GTP cyclohydrolase II, which produces MSDLSTSTHSVDAALEALRAGKMVIVLDAQERENEGDLICAAQSITPEQVNFMLRQGAGVLCAPLTTEVAARLQLTPIVEQDRNTSAHQTPFLIPVDHANSGTGVSALSRAMTLTSLAHPRSVADDFVRPGHINPLLARDGGVLRRAGHTEATVDLMRLAGLTPVGCLIEICSQRGDGMADIDELREFSAKHSIPMISIADIIQYRRTRERLIHREADVPIPTELYGTPRFIAYGVEHDDQEPLALVWGDLTSVEAPLVRMHSSCFTGDILGSLRCDCGDQLHMAMSMITEEGTGAVVYLPQEGRGIGLVSKLKAYQLQDQGLDTVEANHRLGFKADLRDYMVGLQILKDLGLSKVRILTNNPKKTEAFEQWVDLKVVGQVPIVAPSNPHRDRYMETKRQKMGHLLPPASGSPPCCGGGHAGPESGDPAK; this is translated from the coding sequence ATGAGTGATCTTTCCACCTCCACGCATTCTGTCGACGCCGCGCTGGAGGCCCTGCGGGCGGGCAAAATGGTGATCGTTCTCGACGCCCAGGAGCGGGAGAACGAGGGGGATCTGATCTGCGCCGCGCAGTCGATCACGCCCGAGCAGGTCAATTTCATGCTGCGACAGGGGGCCGGCGTCCTCTGCGCCCCGCTGACGACGGAAGTCGCGGCCCGGCTCCAGCTCACGCCGATCGTCGAGCAGGACCGGAATACCTCGGCCCATCAGACCCCGTTCCTGATCCCGGTCGACCACGCGAACAGCGGGACCGGCGTGAGCGCCCTCTCCCGCGCGATGACGCTGACGAGCCTTGCCCATCCGCGGTCGGTTGCCGATGACTTCGTCCGTCCCGGACACATCAACCCGCTGCTCGCCCGCGACGGCGGCGTCCTCCGCCGCGCCGGCCACACGGAAGCGACGGTGGACCTCATGCGGCTCGCCGGGCTGACGCCGGTCGGCTGCCTGATCGAGATCTGCAGCCAGCGCGGCGACGGGATGGCGGATATCGACGAGCTGCGGGAGTTCTCCGCCAAGCACTCGATCCCGATGATCTCAATCGCCGACATCATCCAGTACCGGCGGACGCGGGAGCGGCTGATCCACCGCGAGGCGGACGTGCCGATCCCGACGGAGCTCTACGGCACGCCGCGGTTCATCGCCTACGGGGTGGAGCACGACGACCAGGAGCCGCTGGCCCTCGTCTGGGGGGACCTGACGTCGGTCGAGGCCCCGCTCGTCCGGATGCACTCCTCCTGCTTCACCGGCGACATCCTCGGCTCGCTCCGCTGCGACTGCGGCGACCAGCTCCACATGGCGATGTCGATGATCACGGAGGAAGGAACCGGCGCCGTCGTCTACCTGCCGCAGGAAGGGCGGGGGATCGGCCTCGTCTCGAAGCTCAAGGCGTACCAGCTCCAGGACCAGGGGCTCGACACCGTCGAGGCGAACCACCGGCTCGGGTTCAAGGCGGACCTCCGGGACTACATGGTGGGCCTGCAGATCCTCAAGGACCTGGGTTTGTCGAAGGTCCGGATCCTGACGAACAACCCCAAGAAGACCGAAGCCTTCGAGCAGTGGGTCGACCTCAAGGTGGTCGGCCAGGTTCCGATCGTCGCGCCGTCGAATCCGCATCGCGACCGCTACATGGAGACGAAGCGGCAGAAGATGGGACACCTGTTGCCCCCTGCCTCCGGTTCGCCCCCGTGCTGTGGCGGAGGACACGCCGGGCCGGAGTCCGGTGATCCGGCGAAGTAG
- the nusB gene encoding transcription antitermination factor NusB — protein MSRRSKAREVVVQMLYQVDLNPDVATPTVFGMIDEQIGDEKTANFAKQLFGGVLKFRDMLDEKITAVAENWSLSRMAATDRNVLRLGAFELLQTETPHPVVLNEAIELARKFGNDQSPQFVNGILDRLVPAEKRTKTRPASGTPRPAGPGPAPAAP, from the coding sequence ATGTCGCGTCGCAGCAAAGCCCGGGAAGTCGTCGTCCAGATGCTGTATCAGGTGGACCTGAACCCTGATGTGGCGACGCCGACGGTCTTTGGGATGATCGACGAGCAGATCGGCGACGAGAAGACCGCGAACTTCGCCAAGCAGCTCTTTGGCGGCGTTCTCAAGTTCCGCGACATGCTGGATGAGAAGATCACGGCCGTCGCCGAGAACTGGTCGCTCTCCCGGATGGCGGCGACCGACCGCAACGTCCTCCGGCTGGGGGCGTTCGAGCTTCTCCAGACCGAGACGCCGCACCCGGTGGTCCTCAACGAGGCGATTGAGCTGGCGCGGAAGTTCGGCAACGATCAGTCGCCGCAGTTCGTGAACGGGATCCTCGACCGGCTGGTTCCGGCGGAGAAGCGGACGAAGACTCGGCCCGCGTCCGGGACGCCGCGCCCGGCGGGACCGGGGCCTGCTCCCGCGGCCCCCTGA
- a CDS encoding phosphatase PAP2 family protein → MPIDDPPPPRPSLRGVLSPVARGIRKAIEHLGQYEFNVLATAMAVVGAVLFFIWIADAVSEGETLRFDEWAVQALRRANDPAVPIGPAWLSEMGRDVTALGGVGFLFLLTAIVAGFLWLQRMYAAMALVVGSTLGGTVVSLVLKSFFDRPRPQLVPHLSIVHTSSFPSGHAMMSSAVFLTLGLLLGQFVDSLRLKAYFFIVALLMTFLVGCSRVYMGVHYPTDVLAGWAAGMAWALACGLVARSLRRRGLVEDLDVTTHNARPESPAG, encoded by the coding sequence TTGCCGATTGACGATCCGCCGCCGCCGCGTCCCTCGCTTCGAGGTGTCCTGTCCCCCGTCGCGCGGGGGATCCGGAAAGCGATCGAGCATCTCGGTCAGTACGAATTCAATGTGCTGGCGACGGCGATGGCGGTCGTGGGCGCGGTCCTGTTCTTCATCTGGATCGCGGATGCGGTCAGCGAGGGGGAGACCCTCCGCTTTGATGAGTGGGCAGTGCAGGCCCTCCGCCGGGCGAATGATCCGGCCGTCCCGATCGGACCGGCATGGCTTTCCGAAATGGGGCGGGATGTCACGGCGCTGGGGGGCGTCGGGTTCCTGTTCCTTCTGACGGCGATCGTGGCCGGATTTCTGTGGCTGCAGCGGATGTATGCGGCGATGGCGCTCGTCGTGGGATCAACGTTGGGGGGGACGGTCGTCAGTCTCGTTCTGAAATCGTTCTTCGATCGCCCGCGGCCGCAGCTCGTCCCCCATCTGTCGATCGTCCACACCAGCTCCTTCCCCAGCGGACACGCCATGATGTCGTCCGCCGTATTTCTGACGCTGGGGCTGCTGCTGGGGCAGTTTGTCGACTCCCTGCGTCTCAAGGCGTACTTCTTCATCGTCGCCCTCCTGATGACGTTTCTGGTGGGGTGCAGCCGGGTCTATATGGGCGTCCACTATCCGACTGACGTCCTGGCCGGCTGGGCGGCGGGGATGGCGTGGGCCCTCGCGTGCGGGCTGGTGGCCCGGTCCCTGCGGCGGCGGGGGCTGGTCGAGGACCTCGACGTCACGACGCACAATGCCCGGCCCGAGTCTCCGGCCGGGTGA